One stretch of Carcharodon carcharias isolate sCarCar2 chromosome 20, sCarCar2.pri, whole genome shotgun sequence DNA includes these proteins:
- the grem1a gene encoding gremlin-1a yields MMRFQDAIRMTQRMTRTLCALCIFLLLWGFLLGTTEGAGKKRNRSSQGVIPSPDKGQPNNSEQAGNRSNVDEVLESSHEALHVTERKYLKRDWCKTQPLKQTIHEEGCNSRTIINRFCYGQCNSFYIPRHVRKEEGSFQSCSFCKPKRFTTMTVTLNCPDLQPSIKKKRIQRVKQCRCISIDLN; encoded by the coding sequence GATGACCCGAACTCTGTGCGCCCTCTGTattttcctgttgctgtgggGTTTTCTGTTGGGTACCACTGAGGGAGCTGGGAAGAAGAGGAATCGTAGCTCCCAAGGGGTCATCCCCTCCCCAGACAAAGGGCAGCCAAACAACTCGGAGCAGGCCGGGAACCGGAGTAATGTGGACGAGGTCTTGGAGTCAAGTCATGAGGCGCTGCACGTCACTGAAAGGAAGTACCTAAAACGGGACTGGTGCAAAACACAGCCCCTCAAGCAAACAATCCATGAAGAAGGCTGCAACAGCCGCACCATCATAAATAGGTTCTGCTACGGCCAGTGTAATTCTTTTTACATACCAAGGCACGTCCGCAAGGAGGAGGGCTCCTTCCAGTCCTGCTCTTTCTGCAAGCCTAAAAGATTCACCACCATGACAGTCACCCTCAACTGTCCTGACCTGCAGCCATCAATTAAGAAGAAAAGAATTCAGAGAGTTAAACAGTGTCGCTGCATTTCGATCGACCTCAACTAa